In Streptomyces sp. Li-HN-5-11, the sequence GGCCTGGTCATCAGCGACGTACTCAACCCCTACTTCACCGAACTGGCCCGTTCCGTCGAGGAGGAGGCCCGCGCGCTCGGCTACAGCGTGATCATCGGCAACGCCGACGAGCGGCCCGATCTCCAGGAGCACCACGTACGGACCCTGCTGGACCGCCGTATCGACGGCCTGCTCGTCTCCCCCACCGACGGTGGTTCGCCGCTGATGCTGGACGCCGCCCGCGCGGGGACGCCGATGGTGTTCGTGGACCGGTGGATCAAGGGCGTGGACGTGCCGGTGGTCCGGGCGGACGGGCAGGCGGCCGTACGCGATCTCGTGGCGCATCTGTACGGGCTCGGGCACCGGCGGCTGGCCATCATCGCGGGGCCCGCGGCCACCACCACCGGCCGCGAGCGCATCGGGGCCTTCAGGGAGGCCCTGGCCGCGTACGGCATCCCGTTGCCGGACGCCTACATCGGCCAGGGCGACTTCCAGGCCGCGAGCGGCCGGCGGGTCACCGAGGGTTTCCTCGACCTGCCCGAGCCGCCCGAGGCGGTCTTCGCGGCCGACAACCTGATGGCTCTCGGCGCGCTGGACGCGGTCCGCGCGCGCGGGCTGCGGGTGCCCGACGACATCGCGCTGGCCGCGTTCGACGACATCCCGTGGTTCGTGCACACCGACCCGCCGATCACCGCGATCGCCCAGCCCACGGGCGAGTTGGGCCGCGCCGCCGTACGGGCCCTGGTCGACCGCATCGAGGGGCGGCCCCCCGAGTCCGTCACTCTCCCCGCCCGTCTCGTCGTGCGCCGCTCGTGCGGCGAGGCACCCACGAAGAACGCCAAGGACAGGAGCAAGCCGTGAGCGACGCGGACGAGTTGCTGCGCATCGAAGGCATCCGGAAGACGTTCCCCGGTGTGGTCGCGCTCGACGGCGTCGACTTCGATCTGCGCCGCGGCGAGGTGCACGTACTGCTCGGTGAGAACGGTGCGGGCAAGAGCACCCTCATCAAGATGCTCTCCGGCGCGTACACCCCCGACGCCGGGCGGATCCTGGTCGGCGGCGAGGAGGTGCGCATCCACGGTGCGCAGGACTCCGAGCGTCTCGGGATCGCCACCATCTACCAGGAGTTCAACCTGGTGCCCGATCTGACGGTCGCCGAGAACATCTTCCTGGGGCGCCAGCCGCGCCGCCTGGGGATGATCGACCGCAAGCGGATGGAGGCGGAGGCCGCCGGGCTGCTGGAGCGGGTGGGCGTGGACGTGTCCCCACGCGCGCGTGTGCGTGAGCTCGGGATCGCCCGCCTGCAGATGGTCGAGATCGCCAAGGCGCTCAGCCTGCACGCGCGCGTGCTCATCATGGACGAGCCGACGGCCGTGCTGACCTCCGAGGAGGTCGAGAAGCTGTTCTCCATCGTG encodes:
- a CDS encoding LacI family DNA-binding transcriptional regulator, which encodes MASIKDVAAEAGVSVATVSRVLNDHPSVSAEARARVLTAVETLGYRPNAVARSLRTDQTHTLGLVISDVLNPYFTELARSVEEEARALGYSVIIGNADERPDLQEHHVRTLLDRRIDGLLVSPTDGGSPLMLDAARAGTPMVFVDRWIKGVDVPVVRADGQAAVRDLVAHLYGLGHRRLAIIAGPAATTTGRERIGAFREALAAYGIPLPDAYIGQGDFQAASGRRVTEGFLDLPEPPEAVFAADNLMALGALDAVRARGLRVPDDIALAAFDDIPWFVHTDPPITAIAQPTGELGRAAVRALVDRIEGRPPESVTLPARLVVRRSCGEAPTKNAKDRSKP